From the genome of Streptomyces ficellus:
CCGGGCACGGACTGACCGTCGAGGTGACGAGCCCCTTCGGTGTCCGGCCGGGGCCCCGCGCGCCGGGGTCGGGGGCGGGTCTGGTGGGGATGCGGGAGCGGATCGCGCTGCTGGGCGGCGTGTTCGAGGCGGGTCCGGCGCCGGGGCCGCCGGGCGGGCCGGAGAAGATCTGGCGGGTACGGGCGGAGCTGCCCGTGGCGGAGGACGACAAGGAGCCGTCGGCATGACCGGAACCCCACGTGTGCGCGTACTCGTGGCAGAGGACCAGGGCGCGGTGCGCGCCGGGCTGGTGCTGATCCTGGGCAGCGCGCCCGACGTCGAGGTGGTCGGCGAGGCCGGGGACGGCGAGGAGGCGGTGCGGCTGGCGCGGGAGCTGCGGCCGGACGTGGTGCTGATGGACATCCAGATGCCCCGGCTGGACGGGGTGTCGGCGACCCGGCTGGTGGTGGGCGAGCAGCTCGCGGACGTCCTGGTGCTGACGACGTTCGACCTGGACGAGTACGTGTTCGGGGCGCTGCGCGCCGGGGCGGCCGGGTTCCTGCTGAAGAACACGGAGGCGAAGGACCTGATCGAGGCGGTGCGGACGGTGGCGCGCGGTGAGGGGCTGATCGCCCCGGCGGTGACGCGCCGGCTGATCGCCGAGTTCGCCGCGCCGCCGGGGCCGGTGCGCGGGGCGGGCGCGCCGGATCCGTCGGTGCTGGACGTGCTGACGCGGCGGGAGCGGGAGGTGTTGTCGTGCGTGGGTGAGGGATTGTCGAACGCGGAGATCGCGGTGCGTCTGGAGATGGCGGAGGCGACGGTGAAGACCCATGTGAGCCGGCTGCTGGGGAAGCTTGAGCTGCGCAGCAGGGTGCAGGCGGCGGTGCTGGCACAGGAGTTGGGCGTCTGAACGAACCTCCCACCTATGGTCTGGACCTATTGACGATTGGTCCAGACCTTCCTACGCTCACGGCGCGCGCACCTTTCACGGAGTCACGGACGCCCGACCCCCACCGTGTCCGTCCGCTACTTGAGGAGCACCCCTTGAGCACTCAAGCACCACCGCGCAGAACGGGAGTCCGCGCCAGAGCCACGGCCGGACTCACCGCCCTTCTGCTCCCGCTGGCCGCCATGGTCGGCCTCGCCTCCCCGGCCCAGGCCGCCTCCTCGGCGACCGCCACGTACACCAAGACCTCCGACTGGGGCTCCGGCTTCGGCGGATCCTGGACGGTCAAGAACACCGGCACCACCGCGCTGTCCTCCTGGACGGTCGAGTGGGACTTCCCCGCCGGGACCAAGGTCACCTCCGCCTGGGACGCCACCGTCACCAACAACGGCGACCACTGGACCGCGAAGAACGTCGGCTGGAACGGCACCCTCGCCCCCGGCGCCTCCGTCTCCTTCGGCTTCAACGGCTCCGGCCCCGGCAGCCCCGCCAACTGCAAGCTCAACGGCGGCTCCTGCGACGGCGGCAGCGTCCCCGGGGACGACGCGCCCTCCGCGCCCGGCGCCCCCGTCGCGTCCGGCATCACCGACACCTCGGTGAAGCTCACCTGGAGCGCCGCCACCGACGACAAGGGCATCAAGAACTACGACGTGCTGCGCGACGGCGCCAAGGTCGCCACGGTGACCGGCACGACGTACACCGACACCGCCCTGACCGCCGGCACCGACTACTCGTACAGCGTGCAGGCCCGCGACACGGCCGACCAGACCGGCCCGGCCAGCGCCTCGGTGAAGGTGCGCACCACCGGCGGCGGCACCGACCCGGGCCCGGGCCCCGGCCCCGGCAGCAAGGTGAACCTGGGCTACTTCACCAACTGGGGCGTCTACGGCCGCAACTACCACGTCAAGAACCTGGTGACGTCGGGGTCGGCACAGAAGATCACCCACATCAACTACGCCTTCGGCAACGTCCAGAACGGCAAGTGCACCATCGGTGACGCGTTCGCCGACTACGACAAGGCGTACACCGCCGACCAGTCCGTCGACGGCAAGGCCGACACCTGGGACCAGCCGCTGCGCGGCAACTTCAACCAGCTGCGCAAGCTGAAGGCGCAGTACCCGCACATCAAGGTGCTGTGGTCGTTCGGCGGCTGGACCTGGTCCGGCGGCTTCGGCCAGGCCGTGCAGAACCCGGCCGCCTTCGCCCAGTCGTGCTACGACCTGGTCGAGGACCCGCGCTGGGCCGACGTCTTCGACGGCATCGACCTGGACTGGGAGTACCCCAACGCCTGCGGTCTGTCCTGTGACACCAGCGGCCCGGCGGCCTTCACGAACATGATGAAGGCCATGCGCGCCAAGTTCGGTGCCAACAACCTGGTCACCGCCGCCGTCACGGCCGACGCCTCCCCCGGCGGCAAGATCGACGCGGCCGACTACGGCGGCGCCGCACAGTACATCGACTGGTACAACGTGATGACGTACGACTTCTTCGGCGCCTGGGCGGCGAAGGGCCCGACGGCCCCGCACTCCCCGCTCACCTCCTACCCGGGCATCCCGCAGGCGGGCTTCAACTCCGCCGAGGCGATCGCCAAGTTCAAGGCCAAGGGCGTGCCGTCCGCCAAGCTGCTGCTCGGCATCGGCTTCTACGGCCGGGGCTGGACCGGGGTCACGCAGAAGGAGCCGGGCGGCACCGCGACGGGTCCGGCGCAGGGCACCTACGAGCAGGGCATCGAGGACTACAAGGTGCTCAAGAACTCCTGCCCCGCCAACGGGACGGTCGCGGGCACCGCGTACGCGCACTGCGGCACCAACTGGTGGAGCTACGACACCCCGGCGACGGTCACGTCCAAGATGGGCTGGGCGAAGAGCCAGGGCCTGGGCGGCGCGTTCTTCTGGGAGTTCAGCGGTGACACCGCCAACGGCGAACTGGTCGGCGCGATCAGCAACGGCCTGAAGTAGTCACTGAGGGCGGGGGCGGTACAGCGTGCCGTCCCCGCCGTACGCCGCATCGTGGCGCACCACGGTGCACTCGGCTCCCAGGACGGCGACCGCCGCCCGGTAGCCGGTGCCCGGGTCGACGTCCTGGAGCCGCACCGGCAGGTGCGGCTCCTTCCGGTCGTCCCAGGCCAGCAGCGCGGCGGGCTCCTCCGGGGCGCTCACCGTCAGCCGGGCCGGCTCCACCATCAGCCCGTCACCGGTCGCCTTGAGCACGGCTTCCTTACGCGCCCAGTAGCGGGTGAACCCGGCCGCCCGCTCGGCCTCCGGCAGCCGCTCCAGCGCGGCGCGCTCCGCGGTGGACAGCACCGCCGGCGCCAGCTCCGCCGCCCGGTCGCCCGCGGCGATCTCCTCCAGGTCCACACCGACCGGGCCGGCGAGCGACAGCGCGACCGCCACCCGGCTCCCCGAGTGCGACAGCGACAGTTCCAGCGGCGATCCGGCGAGCCCCGGCTTCCCGTGCGGCTCGGGCCGGTCGCAGTGGCGGCACTCCAGGACGAACCGCACCTCGCGCGGACCCATGCCCAGCTGCTCGGCGACGACCTCGCGGGCCAGCGCGTGCGCGGTCAGGTACAGGGCGCGGTCCTGTTCCCGGGCGAAGGCGTCGTGGCGGGCCAGCTCCCGGTCGTCGAGCAGCTCAAGCAGCCCGGGTACGCGGACGGCGCCGACCGCTTCGGCGAACCAGACGTGGCACTCCCCCGCTCCCACGCGCGGTATGCCGGTGCTCACGCCACGTTGACCCTCCCCCAGGCTTCGCCCGGGGGTACCCCCATCCAGCGGGGCGCCTTTATTCATGCGACATTGACCCGCTGGCCGGGAGGCGCCGCCTCCAGCCAGGCGAGGAAGCCGGTGAGCGCGTCCTCGCTCATCGCGAGCTCCACCCGGCGCCCGTGGTGCAGACAGCCCAGCACCACCGAGTCGGACAGCAGCGCCAGCTCCTCCTCGCCCTCGGGCATCCGGCGGGCGAGCACCTCGATGCCGGAGCGCTCCAGGATGCGGCGCGGCCGCGGCGCGTACGAGAAGACGCGGAACCAGGCGACCCGGTCGCCGCTGTAGCGGGCGACGCCGTACACCCATCCCTTGCCCGAGGGGGCCCCGGCGGTGGTCCGGGAGGCGGCGTCACCCTCCTCGGGGACGGTCCAGCGCAGGCTGCAGTCGAAGGTGCCGCCGGAGCGCTGGATCAGCCGCCGGCGCAGTCCGAACACGAAGAGCCCGATCACCACCAGGGCGACGACCAGGGCGCTCACCA
Proteins encoded in this window:
- a CDS encoding response regulator, with protein sequence MTGTPRVRVLVAEDQGAVRAGLVLILGSAPDVEVVGEAGDGEEAVRLARELRPDVVLMDIQMPRLDGVSATRLVVGEQLADVLVLTTFDLDEYVFGALRAGAAGFLLKNTEAKDLIEAVRTVARGEGLIAPAVTRRLIAEFAAPPGPVRGAGAPDPSVLDVLTRREREVLSCVGEGLSNAEIAVRLEMAEATVKTHVSRLLGKLELRSRVQAAVLAQELGV
- a CDS encoding glycoside hydrolase family 18 chitinase — its product is MSTQAPPRRTGVRARATAGLTALLLPLAAMVGLASPAQAASSATATYTKTSDWGSGFGGSWTVKNTGTTALSSWTVEWDFPAGTKVTSAWDATVTNNGDHWTAKNVGWNGTLAPGASVSFGFNGSGPGSPANCKLNGGSCDGGSVPGDDAPSAPGAPVASGITDTSVKLTWSAATDDKGIKNYDVLRDGAKVATVTGTTYTDTALTAGTDYSYSVQARDTADQTGPASASVKVRTTGGGTDPGPGPGPGSKVNLGYFTNWGVYGRNYHVKNLVTSGSAQKITHINYAFGNVQNGKCTIGDAFADYDKAYTADQSVDGKADTWDQPLRGNFNQLRKLKAQYPHIKVLWSFGGWTWSGGFGQAVQNPAAFAQSCYDLVEDPRWADVFDGIDLDWEYPNACGLSCDTSGPAAFTNMMKAMRAKFGANNLVTAAVTADASPGGKIDAADYGGAAQYIDWYNVMTYDFFGAWAAKGPTAPHSPLTSYPGIPQAGFNSAEAIAKFKAKGVPSAKLLLGIGFYGRGWTGVTQKEPGGTATGPAQGTYEQGIEDYKVLKNSCPANGTVAGTAYAHCGTNWWSYDTPATVTSKMGWAKSQGLGGAFFWEFSGDTANGELVGAISNGLK
- a CDS encoding 4'-phosphopantetheinyl transferase family protein, translated to MSTGIPRVGAGECHVWFAEAVGAVRVPGLLELLDDRELARHDAFAREQDRALYLTAHALAREVVAEQLGMGPREVRFVLECRHCDRPEPHGKPGLAGSPLELSLSHSGSRVAVALSLAGPVGVDLEEIAAGDRAAELAPAVLSTAERAALERLPEAERAAGFTRYWARKEAVLKATGDGLMVEPARLTVSAPEEPAALLAWDDRKEPHLPVRLQDVDPGTGYRAAVAVLGAECTVVRHDAAYGGDGTLYRPRPQ
- a CDS encoding DUF2550 domain-containing protein codes for the protein MEMFLALLVSALVVALVVIGLFVFGLRRRLIQRSGGTFDCSLRWTVPEEGDAASRTTAGAPSGKGWVYGVARYSGDRVAWFRVFSYAPRPRRILERSGIEVLARRMPEGEEELALLSDSVVLGCLHHGRRVELAMSEDALTGFLAWLEAAPPGQRVNVA